In Salarias fasciatus chromosome 9, fSalaFa1.1, whole genome shotgun sequence, the genomic stretch gtctgcatgcagtgtgaaaggacacaaaaggcgaCTATTAgtgggtcgaaaacacgggtcgaaaacatgggtcgacccgctagttgcaatGTGAAAGGGATATCAGAGTCGGGGtgcctatgcctacagccggccctgattgcactaataataataattaaaaaaaaaaaaaaaaaattaaaaaaaaaaacaacagcgcaggcaacaacacttatttttttcctacacactgaaacacaaactggaacaaagtgtcggtaactctaaacatcaaacaaatgaagtctagttcaaatgaccagaaccaaacccacttctaacaaacaggcaatttaaacatgtaattacaaacatgtaatttatttgtatctataatctctgcagataagctcacattttttggcgaaacaatttctcacattatctgctcaaattaaatgaaataggcttaattgcactgtgtcgggtcgtttcgcagcgcaacatccatgcaaaaacaaacactaaattaaatagaattagccttttagataaataaaaatcataatataataataacctaaaatattacaatcaaatgaaataaaagtcagcattaaaaatgagaattgagtaacagaaccgtcttttattagcccaattatctggctacttacccgtttaaggtggaaagccatgttgttgtggagtgatatgaaaggacacaacttgcatttgactttttttggatcatctttgacttggtctgaagttctgggtttttttccccgacattttgagccttttaaatttaagccaaatcaccaccgagatgctgctctgtgacggagctctgcgcaaaatcggattgtgccactcaccatggtggttcattcacaaacactaaatagagagaatattgaataaaactacaagttaagtaaatttttccacagtgtatttgataggctaacatgtatatcaaataggcttgatatcatgtttatttggaaaaaaacccccaagcaattctatgtaaaatcagtcattcagcacccccatacaactgtaatggaatggtcctcgtttcataaccacattttttcaatgcttcgactgtatgattggcagtcaaatcaggccccttcgaatgAATCATCGAATCGTTAGTCGAATCATCGACACCATTAGTACTCATCACATTTTTCATCAATTCAGGATCATGATGCTCTGATGACTGATTCTATTTtgcttctgtgtgtgagtttatAATCTGGTGGAGAGATCATCTCTGTCTTAAGCTGGAGAAAACTCTTCAATTTCACTGTCATGCACACCCTGAGCTGCTTCACTCAGTATGGTGATCACTGTTGATATTGTAGCATCAGGATCCAACAGTTTCACCAAAGGCACATTCACACCTCTCTCCTGAAAGATCAGATTTTGCAGAGTCATGGCCTGCATGGAGTCAATGCCCAAGGAGGACAGATTTGTGTCATCTCCCAGCTCACCCTGCTCCAGGCCTATGGTCTCACTGAGCAGAGAGATCACATAGAGTTTTGGTGAGACAACATCAGCTTTTATATCTTCATGCTCCATCTCTTTGGATTTTTGGAAAAACTCCTCAACTAATGCTGACAGACGCATTGTCAGGAATCTATTTTGAGAGAGGATGTTGTAGCGgatgtttctgaaatgaaacctgCACACAGCTTGTTGGGGTCGGTTGAGCACAAGACATTGCTCCAAGCTTTTATGGACTTCAGGCACATCTAAAACCATCATGCCTTTTGCCTCCAGAAATCGCTGGAAATGTTCTTTGTTCAAAAGCAAGCCGAGGTTCAGGGCACCCCAGTTGATAGACTGTCCAGGCAGCCCAAGCTTGCGCCTGTACTGACAAAACAGGTCTAAAAAAGTATTGGCTGCTGCATAGTTTGTTTGGGATGCATTTCCCAGaaaagcagagatggaggagTAGCACACAAAATAGTCCAACTTGCACTTCTGCGTTGCATGATGCAGATTCAGGACACCATTCACTTTGGGTCTAAAAACCTCCTCATACAGAGATCTGTCAAGAGTTTCAATCAGCCCGTCACGCAAGACAACTGCACTGTGAAACACCCCCCTAATCGGACAACCGGGAAACTTAAGGTTGATGGCAGAAATAACCTTGTGCACATGCTCAGAAACAGATATGTCACACTCCATGCTGGTGATGCTGTTGCCACACTGTTTCTCCACGTTGAGTATCTCTTGCTGTACATCAGGTTTTGGTTTGTTCCTTGAGAGTATTACGATGTACTCACCGCCTCTTTGAGAAATGAACTTTACAGTTTCAAAGCCCAGACCTGAAAGACCTCCTGAGACTATATACACGGCTCTCTTTCGAAaaagcagtgtgtttgttgGCAACAGTGGAATGGCAGACAGCTTCCGGTCATCAGCCTTTTCTAGAGTCACTACAGCCAGTTTCTTTGAGCGAAAGTATGACTGTGGTTTCTCTGAATCAAGGCATCTGCTTCCAgacttttcacactgaaaagtaAAGTTTCGAAGAGTCCTGTCAAAATTCAGGGACTTCAACCAGTGTTGAATGTGTGGCTTGTGTGCTCTCAGGTATCcctttttgaaaatatctgaTACCTGGATTGTGTGTACATGAACACTGTCTTTTAAGCTTTCAATCACTTCCTGAGTTTTCACATCCTGCGTTGCACATTCACAGACGATCACAACATGTTGAATGCCTGGAAATGTCGAAACTTTAGCAGTCAGGGATTCATCCAACGGAGGCAAGATGACACATGCTTCCATGTGCTTGACATCGACAAAAGAGTCATTGCACTGTATGCCAACTGTTACATTCCAGCCAGATTTGGTACAAGCACATGCCAAAACCTTCAACAGAGCAGATTTAAGCCCTGAGCAAAGGATCCCTAAATTATTTTGATAATTGGCTCTTGGCAATGCTTGATGAACAATCTCCCATGTGAGGACAAAGTGGGAaacatttggtgttttttcaagaTATGGGAACCTTTTGGTGCGGTAACAAACATCTTCTGGGACTCTCACCTTACTAGTAGCCACCACAGGATAACATACAGCAACACGGTCTCCAACTTTCAGTTTCCTCACATCTTTTCCCACTGCTGTAACAGTCCCACTGAAGTCAAGAGCaagcagcttgtgtttctgAGATGAATGCTTGTTCCAGTACAATGTCTGACCAAATTTTAGATGGGAGGCACTGACAGGGAAATAATCAGATGTATGGACACACAGTTTCTTCGGTTGGATTTCCACTGATGTGTCACTCATTTCCTTGGCATCCAGTTCAAAGCGAATGGCACTGATTTTAGTCATACTGTATGCATCATTTGTTTGAAAGACACATGTTTCAGGCATTGAAGAGTTGTAATGGCCCTCTGAACTGTCAGTAGTTTCTGGAGGGGTACGGACAATGGAAGGCTTCAATATCTGTCCATCTTTTACCACTAACTCTGGGTAGCTGCTGCAAGGATATGACCCGAGGACCTCAGACAGTGCCTCGATGTCCTTGGCAGAGACAGTGCTCATATCAATGAGCTGAAAAGAAAGCTCTGGTATCTCCGCAGCGAAAGATCTTGTCATCCCAACCAGAGCAAAACCTGGATTTATGTGGTCTACGGTGATGTCAGATGAACAATATGTTACTGCTCTAATTGATTTTGGGAAATGGATTTGTTTCAGCTGAAGGACAATTTGGCGGAAAACCTCACAGCAGCTTGTCAAGTTCTGAAGAACAACATCGGCACCATGTGAAGTGAGGTTTTCTTTGCCCCAGAGAAACAAGACCTCATCAAAGTTGTTCTCAATATCTGTGATGTTGAGATTTTCCAACAGAGAAGGAAACCCACTgctcaaaatgtgttttgcatgtgtgaatgATACATATCTGGAATTCGAGTCCAGATGCTGTTGCAAACCTTGAGCAATCCCAATAGGGTCACAGAAGACCAGGGCCtttggaggaggagcaggactgaAACCAGGGATTACACTGAAGACATTGTGGTAGAAATACTCTTCAACAACATGAGAGTGGCTGCCAAGGTATTTGATCATCACATGCTTAACCTCAACCAACACTCTCCCTTCCCTGTCTGCAAAGCAGCCACAGACCTCAAAGTGATCAGTGCCCACATCAGTGGCTCGTAAATAAACAATCATCTCCTTTTGCAAGGGTTCAAACACTTTCAGACTTCCTATTTTGGCAGGAAATCCTGGTCTACCAGCAAAGATGTGTTCAACTGTAACTGGAAGAAGCTGCATCAGATAATCCAACACAACGGGATGAATGTGGTAATCATAGAATTGAGACGTCAGTTCCTCAGGGACTGAGATGGGTGCAAAAGCCTCCTTCAGTTCTTCTCCATAATGTATGTCTGCTTTATTTTGGAATACATCCCCATATTGGAAGCCAGCCTGAGAGAGATAGCCATAGAACTCCTTAAAGTTCACAACAGATGTGCATCGTTTCTGGATGGAGGTCAGTGAAATGCATGACTCCTCAAGCAGCCTCTCTTCATTCAAAACAACAGTGCCTGATGCATACACAGCAGGAGGGGAAAGTATAGTGAATGTGGTTTCTTGGTCTTTTTGTTCAAGTTGCACTTTGAGTTCAGGTGATTTCTGACTCAACACAAACAGGTTGTGAAAACTGACACTCAGCTGAACAGAATTGAGGGGCACTTTTGGTTTTGCAGCTACCATGAATGCAGCTAAACCCACCTCAGCATAGAAAGCACCAGGGATGATGGGTATCCCATTGTGCTTGTGCTCTTTCAAGTAAGAAGAGGATTCAGACTTCAGATCACAAGTGAAAATGttgcttccacttcctgtctgatggAGCACTGGGTGGTCACTTTGTGTATTTGTCTGTGCTGCTCCAATGATAACATCTCTATCTGAACAATCAAACTGGTATCGTGGGAAAGACAGTGGCATCGTCTCATAGCCCCTGTAGAAAGTGTTCCAGTCTACTGGAGCACCGAgttcaaaaagttgagaaacAACAGACCTGACTGATTCATGATCTTTGTTTGGCAACACAGAGGCAAGAACAGCTGTGCCATTTCCCAGAGTTTCCATGATGTTTCTTTGCAGTGCCCTTCTTGGCCCGATTTCTACAAAGACTAAGCTCCTCTTATCTTTAGCTACTGACCTCACTGCCTGCTCAAAAGCCACTGGCTTACGAATGTTTCGGGCCCAGTACTTGCCTGTGCAGAAATCTCCCTGCTGAACTTCCTTGCCTGTTACTGTTGaaaacaactctgtgttaagcTCATTCATGTGCAAGGAGCCAATTGCCTTTTGAATATCTGATAGGATGGGGTCCATCATGTGGCTGTGGTAGGCAGTGGGAACATCAAGCAGGCGGAGGAACAGATTTGGACCGATAGCTGAGTTATGTAGCTCCTTCTGGAGGTTCTCAATTGCACTTGCATCACCAGAAAGGGTGCAAGACTGAGGACTGTTGAAAGCAGCGACACAAACTTTACCAGCGTagggaggaagaaaagatgaTACCTCTGAAACAGGCATGTTGCTGACCACAAGCATCGTCCCTCCTGTGACTTTCCTCTGGAGAGTGCTCCGGAAATATATGACTTTCACTGCATCTTCAAGAGACAAGAGGCCAGAACAGTGAGCAGCTGCAACTTCACCAACAGAGTGCCCAAGGACTGCATCAGGCTTCACCCCCCAATGCTTCAGTAAGGTGGAAATCCCCACCTGGATAGCAAAGAGAAGAGGCTGAATAACATCTGGATTGTTAAAATCACGACTCTGAGTCTCACTCTCAAGTGTCTTCAGAATGTTAAGACTGGCCAGACTttggaaacacagtgaaatcTCAGCAATCTTTTCTCTGAACACAGGCTCTTTTTCCAGGAGCTGCTTGCACATACCGTGGTAAGTGAGACCGTTACCACAGAACACAAAAACCAACTTCGACTCCAAGGAGGCTGGGGTGACATTTTTTCCAACAGAAGCTCTCAGTTTCTCCTTAACGTCAGTAACACATGATGCCTCAATGACTTTTCTGAATTTATGTTTTTGGT encodes the following:
- the LOC115394752 gene encoding uncharacterized protein LOC115394752; translation: MMEEAEDGIAVVGIGCNFPGGEGLDNFWKVLLEGKNCAVQIPKERFDVSSWYDPDDNKAGKSRTAKAALIDGYNEFDHRFFGISDKEVEQMDPQQKQLLQCVYRALENAGIPMEKASGTRTGVFFGIMNRDYEKNAAHVHPSVINHWSGTGFAMSIAANRVSYILNFTGPSLSIDCACSSSLVALHLACQSIKLGDSEMAVCGGVSCIIEPRLFVALSKARMISPDGTSKPFSRGADGYGRGEGCGVVLLKPLKKALQDCDNIWGVIRKTAVNQDGHSVTPITKPSMTQQEELLRRVYSVSDLENVQYIEAHGTGTQAGDPTEAGSISNVIAKARPPGSKPLWVGSVKSNIGHTESAAGVAGLIKVLLMMKHKTIVPSVFYSDDSSSVDAKSLNIKIPQKTEKWKTSRVRTAGVNNFGFGGTNAHAIVTQHMQPCAEQKIDERQVNYFVTSANSLKSLSMTMEDTIKQLEADEEVHLQSLCYTSACRRSHQKHKFRKVIEASCVTDVKEKLRASVGKNVTPASLESKLVFVFCGNGLTYHGMCKQLLEKEPVFREKIAEISLCFQSLASLNILKTLESETQSRDFNNPDVIQPLLFAIQVGISTLLKHWGVKPDAVLGHSVGEVAAAHCSGLLSLEDAVKVIYFRSTLQRKVTGGTMLVVSNMPVSEVSSFLPPYAGKVCVAAFNSPQSCTLSGDASAIENLQKELHNSAIGPNLFLRLLDVPTAYHSHMMDPILSDIQKAIGSLHMNELNTELFSTVTGKEVQQGDFCTGKYWARNIRKPVAFEQAVRSVAKDKRSLVFVEIGPRRALQRNIMETLGNGTAVLASVLPNKDHESVRSVVSQLFELGAPVDWNTFYRGYETMPLSFPRYQFDCSDRDVIIGAAQTNTQSDHPVLHQTGSGSNIFTCDLKSESSSYLKEHKHNGIPIIPGAFYAEVGLAAFMVAAKPKVPLNSVQLSVSFHNLFVLSQKSPELKVQLEQKDQETTFTILSPPAVYASGTVVLNEERLLEESCISLTSIQKRCTSVVNFKEFYGYLSQAGFQYGDVFQNKADIHYGEELKEAFAPISVPEELTSQFYDYHIHPVVLDYLMQLLPVTVEHIFAGRPGFPAKIGSLKVFEPLQKEMIVYLRATDVGTDHFEVCGCFADREGRVLVEVKHVMIKYLGSHSHVVEEYFYHNVFSVIPGFSPAPPPKALVFCDPIGIAQGLQQHLDSNSRYVSFTHAKHILSSGFPSLLENLNITDIENNFDEVLFLWGKENLTSHGADVVLQNLTSCCEVFRQIVLQLKQIHFPKSIRAVTYCSSDITVDHINPGFALVGMTRSFAAEIPELSFQLIDMSTVSAKDIEALSEVLGSYPCSSYPELVVKDGQILKPSIVRTPPETTDSSEGHYNSSMPETCVFQTNDAYSMTKISAIRFELDAKEMSDTSVEIQPKKLCVHTSDYFPVSASHLKFGQTLYWNKHSSQKHKLLALDFSGTVTAVGKDVRKLKVGDRVAVCYPVVATSKVRVPEDVCYRTKRFPYLEKTPNVSHFVLTWEIVHQALPRANYQNNLGILCSGLKSALLKVLACACTKSGWNVTVGIQCNDSFVDVKHMEACVILPPLDESLTAKVSTFPGIQHVVIVCECATQDVKTQEVIESLKDSVHVHTIQVSDIFKKGYLRAHKPHIQHWLKSLNFDRTLRNFTFQCEKSGSRCLDSEKPQSYFRSKKLAVVTLEKADDRKLSAIPLLPTNTLLFRKRAVYIVSGGLSGLGFETVKFISQRGGEYIVILSRNKPKPDVQQEILNVEKQCGNSITSMECDISVSEHVHKVISAINLKFPGCPIRGVFHSAVVLRDGLIETLDRSLYEEVFRPKVNGVLNLHHATQKCKLDYFVCYSSISAFLGNASQTNYAAANTFLDLFCQYRRKLGLPGQSINWGALNLGLLLNKEHFQRFLEAKGMMVLDVPEVHKSLEQCLVLNRPQQAVCRFHFRNIRYNILSQNRFLTMRLSALVEEFFQKSKEMEHEDIKADVVSPKLYVISLLSETIGLEQGELGDDTNLSSLGIDSMQAMTLQNLIFQERGVNVPLVKLLDPDATISTVITILSEAAQGVHDSEIEEFSPA